One Purpureocillium takamizusanense chromosome 1, complete sequence genomic window carries:
- a CDS encoding uncharacterized protein (COG:J~BUSCO:EOG09263CAH~EggNog:ENOG503NX0S): MSLTNCRFYEEKYPEIDSFVMVNVKQIAEMGAYVKLLEYDNIDGMILLSELSRRRIRSIQKLIRVGRNEVVVVLRVDKEKGYIDLSKRRVSPEDMVKCEERYNKSKTVHLIMRHVAEKTQTPIETLYETIAWPLNRKYGHAIDAFKLSITNPEVWNDITFPSQPVSDELKLYISKRLTPQKTKVRADIEVTCFGYEGIDAVKTALRTAEAGNSTAEAENSGTEVKVKLVSPPLYVLTSSCLDKNLGITRLQEAITDIKKSIEGAGGHLVVKMEPKAVTESDDAELQALMEKRERENAEVSGDESMSESDDNIPETV; the protein is encoded by the exons ATGTCTTTAACAAACTGCCGTTTCTATGAGGAGAAGTACCCGGAGATTGATAGCTTCGTCATGGTCAATGTCAAGCAG ATCGCCGAGATGGGTGCTTACGTCAAGCTCCTCGAGTACGACAACATTGACGGCATGATCCTGCTGTCCGAGCTTTCCCGAAGACGTATTCGGTCTATCCAGAAGCTCATCAGAGTCGGACGCAACGAGGTCGTCGTTGTGCTTCGTgtcgacaaggagaagg GCTACATCGATCTCTCAAAACGACGAGTGTCACCAGAGGACATGGTCAAGTGCGAGGAGCGATACAACAAGAGCAAGACTGTGCACCTGATCATGCGACACGTTGCCGAGAAGACGCAGACCCCGATCGAAACGTTGTACGAGACGATCGCCTGGCCGCTGAACCGGAAATACGGCCACGCCATCGACGCTTTCAAGCTGTCCATTAC CAACCCCGAGGTCTGGAATGACATTACTTtccccagccagcctgtGTCGGACGAGCTGAAGCTGTACATCAGCAAGCGCCTCACGCCCCAGAAGACCAAGGTCCGTGCCGACATTGAGGTCACCTGCTTCGGCTACGAaggcatcgacgccgtcaagacCGCGCTGCGCACCGCTGAGGCGGGCAACAGCACTGCCGAGGCTGAGAACTCGGGCACGGAGGTGAAGGTTAAGCTTGTGTCTCCTCCCCTGTATGTTCTTACTAGCTCCTGCCTCGACAAGAACCTGGGCATCACTCGACTACAGGAGGCCATCACGGACATCAAGAAGAGCATtgaaggcgccggcgggcaccTGGTGGTTAAGATGGAGCCCAAGGCCGTGACGGAAAGCGACGATGCTGAGCTCCAGGCTCTGATGGAGAAGAGGGAGCGCGAGAACGCCGAGGTCAGTGGCGACGAGAGCATgagcgagagcgacgacAACATCCCCGAGACTGTCTAA
- a CDS encoding uncharacterized protein (COG:O~COG:U~MEROPS:MER0000598~TransMembrane:1 (i20-41o)~EggNog:ENOG503P57W), whose amino-acid sequence MVVTGSLWARMRSGRPGSSAARTAALQLLGFATWIPVIAWFNLHVAELTLIEGTSMYPFMNEDRDSTLRRDVILNYKWAPQEGLERGMIVTLRSPMHPETVAVKRVVAVEGDVVRTKAPYPVPTVRIPQGHVWVEGDGPPGSSLDSNTYGPVSKRLLTGRVTHIVYPFRKLGPVRWWEHERRPLVE is encoded by the exons ATGGTGGTCACAGGCTCTCTCTGGGCACGAATGCGGAGCGGGCGACcgggcagctcggcggcgcggacggcggcgctgcagctgctcggcTTCGCGACGTGGATCCCCGTCATCGCGTGGTTCAACCTGCACGTCGCGGAGCTGACGCTCATCGAGGGCACGTCCATGTACCCGTTCATGAACGAGGACCGGGACTcgacgctgcggcgggaCGTGATCCTAAACTACAAGTGGGCGCCGCAGGAGGGGCTGGAGCGCGGCATGATTGTGACGCTGAG GAGCCCCATGCATCCCGAGACGGTGGCGGTCAAGAgagtcgtggccgtcgagggcgacgtggTGCGGACCAAGGCGCCGTACCCGGTCCCGACGGTGAGGATACCGCAGGGCCACGTGtgggtcgagggcgacggcccgcccgGCTCGAGCCTCGACAGCAACACGTACGGGCCCGTGTCGAAGCGGCTACTTACGGGGAGGGTCACGCACATTGTGTACCCGTTCCGCAAGCTTGGGCCCGTAAGGTGGTGGGAGCACGAGAGGCGGCCGCTGGTGGAgtga
- a CDS encoding uncharacterized protein (SECRETED:SignalP(1-22~SECRETED:cutsite=AEG-DP~SECRETED:prob=0.6127)~EggNog:ENOG503P36B) — protein MMLPLSVGIHTLLLGVACVAEGDPVLGIPAQLQGRRGDIIRELGPLLSKDATIVLPLSSEAEPLLIRAATPRISPDYKAIVEVATEQDVQQTIKYANLHKTPFLAVSGGHGWPTTLNGVKAGIQINMRKMNHTTLKRDGRSASIGAGALQHEVIAALFSHGKRAVTGLCECVSAIGPLLGGGHSMIQWRYGFAADNLVSARVVLADGRAVDVAADKNSDLFWGLRGAGHNFGIVTSFVVKAYDAGDTWTLITLTFTQDKLEVFFETWNMLEKAHPDRGMLVVIGIMARNDDIDPENPVINLQLIYEGRNDAADLYAAAFRKLEPKADSTLQEISWGDLFTAGGFGLTGPICRKNQNILGYPNSLDKWDVDAMRAAFGIFSDLTSEELFKTSAMLLESYGQQGARAVPEGSNAVAPEERRRHLLTSPILWWMGDDAAARKRAEDYGAGIQAAVRKGAGSAEPHAYVNYATGCEDFGEVYGREAPRRSKLKALKAKWDPQGQFGFYMPIE, from the exons ATGATGCTGCCGCTATCTGTCGGGATCcacacgctgctgctgggcgtcgcgTGCGTCGCGGAGGGCGACCCAGTCTTGGGCATACCCGCGCAgctgcagggccgccgcggcgacatCATCCGGGAGCTGGGGCCGCTGCTGTCCAAGGACGCGACTATTGTGTTACCACTGTCGTCAGAAGCGGAGCCGCTGCTCATACGCGCTGCCACGCCGCGAATCTCGCCAGATTACAAGGCCATTGTCGAAGTCGCCACGGAGCAGGACGTCCAGCAGACG ATCAAGTACGCCAACCTACATAAAACGCCCTTCCTAGCCGTCTCGGGCGGCCATggatggccgacgacgctcaatggcgtcaaggccggcatCCAGATCAACATGCGCAAGATGAACCACACGACGCTCAAAAGGGACGGGCGTTCCGCCAGCATTGGTGCTGGTGCCTTGCAGCACGAAGTTATCGCTGCCTTGTTCAGTCACGGTAAACGAGCAG TCACGGGCCTTTGCGAGTGCGTCTCAGCCATTGGGCCactcctcggcggcgggcacagCATGATCCAGTGGCGATACGGTTTCGCTGCCGACAACCTCGTCTCAGCacgcgtcgtcctcgccgacggccgggCCGTGGATGTGGCGGCAGACAAAAACAGTGATTTGTTCTGGGGtctgcgcggcgcgggccacaACTTTGGGATCGTCACCAGCTTTGTGGTCAAGGCGTACGACGCCGGCGATACATGGACATTGATTACTCTCACCTTTACGCAGGATAAGCTCGAAGTTTTTTTCGAAACATGGAACATGCTTGAGAAAGCGCACCCTGACCGGGGTATGTtggtcgtcatcggcatcatggccaggAACGACGACATAGACCCTGAGAAT CCCGTGATAAATCTGCAGCTCATCTACGAAGGACGCAACGACGCTGCAGACCTCTACGCGGCGGCGTTCCGTAAGCTTGAGCCGAAGGCCGACTCGACATTACAGGAAATCTCCTGGGGAGACCTCTTCACCGCAGGTGGCTTCGGACTCACAGGGCCGATATGCCGCAAGAACCAGAACATCCTGGGCTACCCCAACTCGCTGGACAAGTGGGACGTTGACGCGATGCGAGCCGCATTTGGCATCTTTTCGGACCTGACATCCGAGGAGTTGTTCAAGACGTCAGCCATGCTGCTTGAGTCGTACGGCCAGcagggggcgcgcgcggtgcCCGAGGGGAGCAACGCGGTGGCACCCGaggagcggcgacggcacctgCTCACGTCGCCGATCCTGTGGTggatgggcgacgatgcggctgCGAGGAAGCGGGCCGAGGACTACGGCGCGGGCATCCAGGCGGCCGTGCGGAAGGGTGCCGGGTCTGCGGAGCCGCACGCGTACGTCAACTACGCGACCGGCTGTGAGGACTTCGGCGAGGTGTACGGACgcgaggcgccgcggaggTCGAAGCTGAAGGCGCTGAAGGCGAAATGGGATCCGCAGGGGCAGTTTGGATTCTATATGCCAATCGAGTAG